A single window of Rhipicephalus microplus isolate Deutch F79 chromosome 5, USDA_Rmic, whole genome shotgun sequence DNA harbors:
- the LOC119174587 gene encoding uncharacterized protein LOC119174587 isoform X2: protein MGNAETHEGTPPPDLLNRHLDLSVKVDDRSFHKHISGDHSEKSLTDLPWSLRDAVSLYESLNVSFNELTTLPPEIPFRLPHLRVLDLSYNRLKSLPDSVGFLFHLEELLIPFNQLESIPDSVIYLKVLKKLDLSHNCIKQLPDNLGKVATLAKLNVSHNKLVSLPKSLGKLPNLKTILVAGNADITSPPLAVCEKGSDAVLQHLRKSVYIQEKPTLRAVECNQFPRVRGNLVATSVPNLHSAHAQYLQIQTDTVNTASRIKTPLLPPIGATKLEPNILTDRITGLLYGAAIGDAIGVATEFMTVDECAFYYDTQCLEYTSIRRDEHRVQWKQGDWTCNADQMFLVLDSLLRWAGVVDELDFAKRLVSWKRSGVPELGDSEGFLLSDLTKLVLQEEGYMNAPHQVALQVFQRSQPACNNGLGKQHDVGAPVLVDNGSLTRAIALGIPVFHNLSEVASNSVRICLATHPEEQCKAASVAISTTLATILQGKHNLYSCLDVDRLLDTVYELSVKQLTSEGSVTSFKKCFEASSFEELQLNDQQSSSHPFKALSASITALKQCADYRSTISCLAMQGGHSSVNGCLAGAFLGCRDGFSALPESWVQGLLPKQRAWLNERVNSLLDKMGLP, encoded by the exons ATGGGAAATGCCGAAACTCACGAGGGAACACCTCCACCAGACCTGCTCAACAGGCATCTCGACCTGAGCGTCAAAGTCGATGACCGCTCTTTCCACAAG CACATCAGCGGGGACCACAGTGAAAAGAGCCTCACCGATCTTCCCTGGAGCCTCAGAGATGCCGTATCGTTGTACGAATCGCTCAATGTATCTTTCAATGAACTGACCACATTGCCTCCCGAGATACCATTCAGACTGCCACACCTACGCGTGTTGGATCTGAGTTACAACCGGCTCAAGTCACTGCCCGACAGTGTCGGCTTTCTCTTCCACCTCGAAGAGCTGCTAATTCCTTTCAACCAGCTCGAGTCCATACCAGATTCAGTAATCTACCTAAAGGTGCTTAAAAAGCTCGACCTCTCACACAACTGCATCAAGCAACTCCCCGACAATCTGGGGAAGGTCGCAACTTTGGCCAAACTCAACGTAAGTCACAACAAGCTGGTGTCCCTGCCAAAGTCGCTGGGGAAGCTGCCCAACCTGAAAACGATTCTCGTTGCCGGCAACGCTGACATCACGAGCCCACCCCTAGCGGTCTGCGAGAAGGGTTCGGACGCCGTGCTTCAGCACCTGAGGAAGTCGGTTTACATTCAGGAGAAGCCAACACTGCGAGCCGTCGAATGCAACCAGTTCCCAAGGGTGCGCGGTAACCTGGTGGCGACGTCGGTGCCCAATCTTCACTCGGCACATGCGCAGTACTTACAGATACAGACTGACACAGTAAACACAGCGAGCCGCATCAAGACTCCACTGCTACCACCTATTGGGGCTACCAAGTTGGAGCCAAATATACTTACAGACAGAATAACAG GCCTGCTGTACGGAGCTGCCATCGGAGATGCGATAGGAGTTGCGACCGAGTTCATGACTGTGGATGAGTGCGCCTTCTACTATGACACCCAGTGCCTCGAGTATACATCTATAAGGAGAGATGAGCATCGAGTGCAGTGGAAGCAGGGCGACTGGACATGCAATGCCGACCAGATG TTCTTAGTGCTTGATTCGTTGCTGCGATGGGCTGGTGTTGTTGACGAGCTGGATTTTGCAAAGCGGCTGGTGTCCTGGAAACGCTCTGGCGTACCTGAGCTCGGAGACTCCGAAGGTTTCCTGCTGTCTGATCTTACCAAACTG GTGCTTCAAGAGGAAGGCTACATGAATGCCCCGCACCAAGTGGCATTGCAGGTCTTCCAACGAAGTCAGCCTGCCTGCAACAATGGCCTCGGCAAGCAACATGATGTTGGTGCACCAGTTCTTGTTGACAACGGATCTCTGACTAGAGCTATTGCACTAG GCATACCAGTGTTCCACAACTTGTCAGAGGTGGCGTCGAATTCTGTGCGAATATGCCTGGCTACCCATCCGGAGGAACAGTGCAAGGCGGCATCCGTGGCCATTTCAACTACCCTCGCGACCATTTTGCAG GGCAAGCACAACCTGTACAGCTGCTTGGATGTGGATAGGCTACTCGACACCGTGTACGAGCTGTCAGTGAAACAGTTGACGAGTGAGGGCAGCGTCacaagtttcaagaaatgcttcgaagcAAGCAGCTTCGAGGA ATTGCAACTGAATGATCAGCAGTCGAGCAGTCATCCATTCAAGGCCTTGTCTGCAAGCATCACGGCTCTCAAGCAGTGCGCAGACTACAG GTCTACCATCAGCTGCCTGGCCATGCAAGGGGGCCATAGCAGCGTAAATGGCTGCCTGGCCGGTGCCTTCCTCGGTTGTCGGGACGGCTTTTCGGCCCTGCCCGAGTCCTGGGTGCAGGGACTGCTGCCGAAGCAGCGCGCGTGGCTCAACGAGCGCGTGAACAGCCTGCTCGACAAGATGGGCCTTCCCTGA
- the LOC119174587 gene encoding uncharacterized protein LOC119174587 isoform X1 — MGNAETHEGTPPPDLLNRHLDLSVKVDDRSFHKHISGDHSEKSLTDLPWSLRDAVSLYESLNVSFNELTTLPPEIPFRLPHLRVLDLSYNRLKSLPDSVGFLFHLEELLIPFNQLESIPDSVIYLKVLKKLDLSHNCIKQLPDNLGKVATLAKLNVSHNKLVSLPKSLGKLPNLKTILVAGNADITSPPLAVCEKGSDAVLQHLRKSVYIQEKPTLRAVECNQFPRVRGNLVATSVPNLHSAHAQYLQIQTDTVNTASRIKTPLLPPIGATKLEPNILTDRITGLLYGAAIGDAIGVATEFMTVDECAFYYDTQCLEYTSIRRDEHRVQWKQGDWTCNADQMFLVLDSLLRWAGVVDELDFAKRLVSWKRSGVPELGDSEGFLLSDLTKLVLQEEGYMNAPHQVALQVFQRSQPACNNGLGKQHDVGAPVLVDNGSLTRAIALGIPVFHNLSEVASNSVRICLATHPEEQCKAASVAISTTLATILQVNEQPQIICIDESLHEVLISLRVLPLQGKHNLYSCLDVDRLLDTVYELSVKQLTSEGSVTSFKKCFEASSFEELQLNDQQSSSHPFKALSASITALKQCADYRSTISCLAMQGGHSSVNGCLAGAFLGCRDGFSALPESWVQGLLPKQRAWLNERVNSLLDKMGLP, encoded by the exons ATGGGAAATGCCGAAACTCACGAGGGAACACCTCCACCAGACCTGCTCAACAGGCATCTCGACCTGAGCGTCAAAGTCGATGACCGCTCTTTCCACAAG CACATCAGCGGGGACCACAGTGAAAAGAGCCTCACCGATCTTCCCTGGAGCCTCAGAGATGCCGTATCGTTGTACGAATCGCTCAATGTATCTTTCAATGAACTGACCACATTGCCTCCCGAGATACCATTCAGACTGCCACACCTACGCGTGTTGGATCTGAGTTACAACCGGCTCAAGTCACTGCCCGACAGTGTCGGCTTTCTCTTCCACCTCGAAGAGCTGCTAATTCCTTTCAACCAGCTCGAGTCCATACCAGATTCAGTAATCTACCTAAAGGTGCTTAAAAAGCTCGACCTCTCACACAACTGCATCAAGCAACTCCCCGACAATCTGGGGAAGGTCGCAACTTTGGCCAAACTCAACGTAAGTCACAACAAGCTGGTGTCCCTGCCAAAGTCGCTGGGGAAGCTGCCCAACCTGAAAACGATTCTCGTTGCCGGCAACGCTGACATCACGAGCCCACCCCTAGCGGTCTGCGAGAAGGGTTCGGACGCCGTGCTTCAGCACCTGAGGAAGTCGGTTTACATTCAGGAGAAGCCAACACTGCGAGCCGTCGAATGCAACCAGTTCCCAAGGGTGCGCGGTAACCTGGTGGCGACGTCGGTGCCCAATCTTCACTCGGCACATGCGCAGTACTTACAGATACAGACTGACACAGTAAACACAGCGAGCCGCATCAAGACTCCACTGCTACCACCTATTGGGGCTACCAAGTTGGAGCCAAATATACTTACAGACAGAATAACAG GCCTGCTGTACGGAGCTGCCATCGGAGATGCGATAGGAGTTGCGACCGAGTTCATGACTGTGGATGAGTGCGCCTTCTACTATGACACCCAGTGCCTCGAGTATACATCTATAAGGAGAGATGAGCATCGAGTGCAGTGGAAGCAGGGCGACTGGACATGCAATGCCGACCAGATG TTCTTAGTGCTTGATTCGTTGCTGCGATGGGCTGGTGTTGTTGACGAGCTGGATTTTGCAAAGCGGCTGGTGTCCTGGAAACGCTCTGGCGTACCTGAGCTCGGAGACTCCGAAGGTTTCCTGCTGTCTGATCTTACCAAACTG GTGCTTCAAGAGGAAGGCTACATGAATGCCCCGCACCAAGTGGCATTGCAGGTCTTCCAACGAAGTCAGCCTGCCTGCAACAATGGCCTCGGCAAGCAACATGATGTTGGTGCACCAGTTCTTGTTGACAACGGATCTCTGACTAGAGCTATTGCACTAG GCATACCAGTGTTCCACAACTTGTCAGAGGTGGCGTCGAATTCTGTGCGAATATGCCTGGCTACCCATCCGGAGGAACAGTGCAAGGCGGCATCCGTGGCCATTTCAACTACCCTCGCGACCATTTTGCAGGTGAATGAGCAGCCACAAATAATTTGCATCGACGAAAGTCTGCACGAGGTGTTAATTTCACTTCGTGTCCTTCCTCTGCAGGGCAAGCACAACCTGTACAGCTGCTTGGATGTGGATAGGCTACTCGACACCGTGTACGAGCTGTCAGTGAAACAGTTGACGAGTGAGGGCAGCGTCacaagtttcaagaaatgcttcgaagcAAGCAGCTTCGAGGA ATTGCAACTGAATGATCAGCAGTCGAGCAGTCATCCATTCAAGGCCTTGTCTGCAAGCATCACGGCTCTCAAGCAGTGCGCAGACTACAG GTCTACCATCAGCTGCCTGGCCATGCAAGGGGGCCATAGCAGCGTAAATGGCTGCCTGGCCGGTGCCTTCCTCGGTTGTCGGGACGGCTTTTCGGCCCTGCCCGAGTCCTGGGTGCAGGGACTGCTGCCGAAGCAGCGCGCGTGGCTCAACGAGCGCGTGAACAGCCTGCTCGACAAGATGGGCCTTCCCTGA
- the MED20 gene encoding mediator complex subunit 20 isoform X1, whose protein sequence is MGVVSIHQFPIPEGKSGQQAAELLQKRLETLGAVREGTFTVDCETYYSSPNINPSHSVNIIHDTEHPATCFALLDTGMCLVADITFDMLMLKMAGIYSAKKSPKIESRGPRYELADFLIKVGSVSMGPSFRGILVEVEYLPCVVPSSCWDLMREFLQGFMGSTVQGPPQYLQGRMNELYNPVDTVQQYMEHFNNFRRASATPVTAPAKWLVQPMVSSTTSQS, encoded by the exons ATGGGCGTCGTGAG CATTCATCAATTTCCAATACCAGAAGGCAAAAGCGGGCAGCAAGCCGCGGAACTTCTCCAGAAGCGTCTTGAAACGTTGGGAGCCGTTCGAGAAGGCACATTCACTGTGGACTGCGAAACGTACTACAGTTCACCTAATATTA ATCCCAGTCATTCTGTGAACATCATCCACGACACTGAGCACCCGGCAACATGCTTCGCGCTGCTCGATACCGGCATGTGCCTCGTCGCGGACATCACCTTCGACATGCTCATGCTCAAGATGGCTGGCATCTACAGCGCCAAGAAGTCCCCCAAGATTGAATCGCGTGGCCCCCGGTACGAACTTGCAGACTTCCTCATCAAAGTGGGCAGTGTTTCAATGGGACCAAGCTTTCGAGGTATTCTGGTTGAG GTTGAGTACCTGCCATGTGTGGTCCCATCGAGCTGCTGGGACCTGATGCGAGAGTTCCTGCAAGGCTTCATGGGCTCCACCGTGCAGGGTCCTCCCCAGTACCTTCAGGGTCGCATGAACGAACTGTACAATCCTGTGGACACCGTCCAGCAGTACATGGAACACTTCAACAATTTCCGAAGAGCATCCGCCACACCCGTGACAGCACCCGCAAA GTGGCTGGTTCAACCGATGGTATCGAGCACTACAAGTCAAAGTTAA
- the MED20 gene encoding mediator complex subunit 20 isoform X2 — protein sequence MGVVSIHQFPIPEGKSGQQAAELLQKRLETLGAVREGTFTVDCETYYSSPNINPSHSVNIIHDTEHPATCFALLDTGMCLVADITFDMLMLKMAGIYSAKKSPKIESRGPRYELADFLIKVGSVSMGPSFRGILVEVEYLPCVVPSSCWDLMREFLQGFMGSTVQGPPQYLQGRMNELYNPVDTVQQYMEHFNNFRRASATPVTAPANIE from the exons ATGGGCGTCGTGAG CATTCATCAATTTCCAATACCAGAAGGCAAAAGCGGGCAGCAAGCCGCGGAACTTCTCCAGAAGCGTCTTGAAACGTTGGGAGCCGTTCGAGAAGGCACATTCACTGTGGACTGCGAAACGTACTACAGTTCACCTAATATTA ATCCCAGTCATTCTGTGAACATCATCCACGACACTGAGCACCCGGCAACATGCTTCGCGCTGCTCGATACCGGCATGTGCCTCGTCGCGGACATCACCTTCGACATGCTCATGCTCAAGATGGCTGGCATCTACAGCGCCAAGAAGTCCCCCAAGATTGAATCGCGTGGCCCCCGGTACGAACTTGCAGACTTCCTCATCAAAGTGGGCAGTGTTTCAATGGGACCAAGCTTTCGAGGTATTCTGGTTGAG GTTGAGTACCTGCCATGTGTGGTCCCATCGAGCTGCTGGGACCTGATGCGAGAGTTCCTGCAAGGCTTCATGGGCTCCACCGTGCAGGGTCCTCCCCAGTACCTTCAGGGTCGCATGAACGAACTGTACAATCCTGTGGACACCGTCCAGCAGTACATGGAACACTTCAACAATTTCCGAAGAGCATCCGCCACACCCGTGACAGCACCCGCAAA CATAGAGTGA